The Melitaea cinxia chromosome 21, ilMelCinx1.1, whole genome shotgun sequence genome has a window encoding:
- the LOC123663864 gene encoding fibroblast growth factor receptor homolog 1-like: protein MTRAAIAFWREMPIAVTFAIVALACVVSARDIVLDDTASVIEVSTNERLRLICGLKPRNQIPTVRWFLDGKPLEGQARQRMMQQKQWLRIKSFRAKDAGVYTCQNEEDKSREMSVTIKHKPDLGPDNIDEYQSDVDVLRPMPEILSQHSARLLENNTIDDNSTEQRHKEYESPKDEDFDEKNEKEHLNYGHVDDTKSKYAPKFKHPSKLFDMEMKPAGSSIRFKCAAEGNPMPNITWYKNNGTPISRSYFKPSYGKWSIALDELTKADNGKYTCKICNELGCIEHTYTLHIQERYPSKPYIKEGHPGNITVLVNDTVHLTCPPVSDLEPHLYWVRPMNYSVKDSEVGPSDAPAPIGDIVESENPDDKPEQLTIYNVTKEDEGWYVCVALNSLGNTTAKGYLTVLDSLPVTEALDHGKHTVLINVLTAVLGAMFFVAAIIVVMIFKKLRQEKEKKQLAIETARAVIVTHWTKKVTVEKPQMNGTPNATGEGLLMPVVKIEKQKLSQVQSNTCDSMMMSEYELPVDIDWEVPRESLCIGKVLGEGEFGKVVKAECVGILKPGLQSVVAVKMLKEGHTDAEMMALVSEMEMMKMIGKHVNIINLLGCCTQDGPLYVIVEYAPNGNLREFLRNHRPGNRYESPTEDLKEKKTLTQKDLVSFSYQVARGMEYLASRRCIHRDLAARNVLVSDDCVLKIADFGLAKDVHSNDYYRKKTEGRLPVRWMAPESLYHKVFTTQTDVWSFGVLLWEIMTLGGTPYPAVPGQYMYQHLSAGHRMEKPPCCSLEIYMLMRECWSFSPGDRPSFTELVEDLDKILTVTANQEYLDLGLPQLDTPPSSYDGSGDESDSEFPFIK, encoded by the exons ATGATACAGCTTCAGTAATAGAAGTTTCAACGAACGAGAGGTTGCGTCTTATTTGCGGGTTGAAGCCAAGGAATCAGATACCAACTGTGCGATGGTTTTTAGATGGAAAACCCTTGGAAGGTCAAGCGAGGCAACGAATGATGCAACAGAAACAATG gttGAGAATAAAGTCATTTCGTGCCAAAGACGCCGGAGTGTACACATGTCAAAACGAAGAAGATAAAAGCAGAGAAATGAGCGTCACAATTAAACATAAACCAGATCTCGGTCCGGACAACATCGACG AATATCAATCGGATGTGGATGTTTTAAGACCGATGCCTGAAATTTTATCTCAACACTCAGCTCGTTTACTCGAAAATAATACCATTGATGATAATTCGACTGAACAAAGACACAAGGAATATGAAAGCCCTAAAGACGAAGATTTCGATGAGAAAAATGAAAAAGAGCATCTTAATTACGGGCACGTTGATGATACCAAATCGAAGTATGCACCGAAGTTTAAACATCCGTCGAAATTGTTTGACATGGAAATGAAACCAGCGGGAAGTTCCATACGATTTAAATGCGCTGCTGaag gaaATCCAATGCCAAACATAACTTGGTATAAAAACAACGGTACACCGATATCGAGAAGTTATTTTAAACCATCTTATGGTAAATGGTCTATAGCGCTCGATGAACTTACTAAAGCAGACAATGGAAAGTACACTTGTAAAATCTGCAACGAGTTAGGCTGTATTGAACATACTTACACTTTACATATACAag AGCGTTACCCATCGAAGCCGTATATAAAAGAGGGTCATCCAGGAAACATCACGGTCCTCGTGAACGATACCGTGCACTTGACTTGTCCGCCAGTATCAGATTTAGAACCGCACCTTTACTGGGTCAGACCGATGAATTATTCCGTGAAAGATTCTGAAGTGGGGCCAAGTGACGCACCAGCTCCCATTGGAGATATTGTCGAG AGCGAAAACCCGGATGATAAACCAGAACAGCTGACGATTTACAATGTGACTAAGGAAGATGAGGGCTGGTATGTTTGCGTTGCCCTCAATTCGCTTGGAAACACTACAGCTAAAGGATACTTAACCGTTTTAGAct CATTACCAGTAACAGAAGCACTTGATCACGGTAAACACACAGTTCTAATCAACGTACTGACTGCGGTGTTAGGAGCTATGTTCTTCGTAGCCGCCATCATAGTGGTGATGATATTCAAGAAATTGAGACAAGAGAAGGAAAAGAAACAACTAGCGATAGAAACAGCGAGAGCAGTGATAGTGACGCATTGGACGAAGAAAGTCACTGTTGAGAAGCCTCAAATGAACGGGACACCAAACGCTACTGGAGAAGGTTTG TTAATGCCAGTGGTAAAAATCGAAAAACAGAAGCTGTCTCAAGTCCAAAGTAACACTTGCGATTCAATGATGATGTCAGAGTACGAACTACCAGTGGACATTGACTGGGAGGTGCCCAGAGAGTCTCTCTGTATAGGGAAAGTTTTGGGAGAAGGAGAATTTGGAAAAGTAGTAAAGGCAGAGTGCGTTGGAATTTTGAAACCAGGGTTACAATCTGTCGTGGCCGTCAAAATGTTAAAAG AGGGCCACACGGACGCCGAAATGATGGCATTAGTATCAGAAATGGAGATGATGAAAATGATCGGGAAACACGTGAACATCATCAACTTGCTAGGATGCTGTACACAAGATGGACCCTTATATGTTATCGTTGAGTACGCACCTAATGGTAACCTGAGAGAATTCCTGAGAAACCATCGCCCTGGAAAtag GTACGAATCACCCACTGAAGACCTGAAAGAAAAGAAGACTTTAACACAAAAAGATCTCGTCTCTTTCTCATACCAAGTTGCGAGAGGAATGGAGTACTTAGCATCTAGACGG tgtATCCACCGCGACTTGGCCGCTCGTAACGTCCTCGTGTCAGACGACTGTGTCTTGAAAATTGCGGACTTCGGTCTCGCAAAGGACGTCCACAGCAACGACTACTACCGGAAGAAGACAGAGGGCCGGCTTCCTGTGCGGTGGATGGCGCCCGAGTCGCTCTACCACAAGGTGTTCACGACACAGACTGACGT CTGGTCGTTCGGCGTGCTGCTGTGGGAGATCATGACGCTGGGCGGCACGCCGTACCCCGCCGTGCCGGGCCAGTACATGTACCAGCACCTCAGCGCCGGCCACCGCATGGAGAAGCCGCCCTGCTGCAGCCTCGAGAT ATACATGTTAATGCGCGAGTGCTGGTCATTCTCTCCTGGAGACCGACCTTCATTTACTGAGCTGGTCGAAGACTTAGACAAGATACTGACAGTTACTGCTAATCAAGAGTATCTGGACCTCGGTCTTCCTCAACTCGACACGCCACCATCAAGCTACGACGGTTCTGGTGACGAAAGTGACAGTGAATTCCCTTTCATAAAATAA